Proteins found in one Roseovarius pelagicus genomic segment:
- the hflX gene encoding GTPase HflX yields the protein MDHAPVDTRAWVLHPDIWSRDDSARTPALALEEAMGLAHALPGLKAVGGTVVKLPKAHPGMLFGKGKIEELRAKFEAEDIELVLIDGPVTPVQQRNLEKAWGVKLLDRTGLILEIFSDRAATREGVLQVEMAALSYQRTRLVRAWTHLERQRGGLGFVGGPGETQIEADRRAIDDQLVRLRRQLEKVVKTRTLHRAARAKVPFPIVALVGYTNAGKSTLFNHLTGAEVMAEDMLFATLDPTMRRIELPEGGPELILSDTVGFISDLPTELVAAFRATLEEVLSADLICHVRDIAHPETEAQKKDVEAILESLDVAEDTPRIEIWNKIDLLDDDDRAAMMTRAERLEDVQALSAVTGEGMSALVARIAAALTPETEEKQLHLRFDEGRKRAWLFERGLVEHEVQTDSGFDLTIRWTAREAAQFNALN from the coding sequence ATGGATCACGCGCCCGTAGACACCCGCGCATGGGTGCTGCACCCTGATATCTGGTCTCGCGACGACTCTGCCCGCACACCCGCGTTGGCATTGGAAGAGGCGATGGGGCTGGCTCACGCGCTGCCCGGTCTCAAGGCAGTGGGTGGCACAGTCGTCAAGCTGCCCAAGGCACATCCCGGTATGCTGTTCGGTAAGGGCAAGATCGAAGAACTGCGCGCAAAATTCGAGGCGGAAGACATCGAACTAGTGTTGATCGACGGGCCCGTGACGCCAGTACAACAACGCAATCTCGAAAAAGCCTGGGGCGTAAAGCTATTGGACCGAACCGGGTTGATTCTGGAGATTTTCAGTGACCGTGCCGCCACCCGAGAAGGTGTATTGCAGGTCGAGATGGCTGCGCTGAGCTATCAGCGCACAAGGCTGGTACGGGCCTGGACGCACTTGGAGCGGCAACGTGGCGGTCTCGGTTTCGTCGGTGGCCCCGGTGAAACGCAGATCGAGGCGGACCGAAGGGCCATTGACGATCAGTTGGTGCGCCTGCGCCGCCAGTTGGAAAAGGTGGTCAAAACCCGGACCCTGCATCGGGCTGCACGAGCCAAGGTGCCATTCCCGATCGTCGCATTGGTGGGATACACGAACGCCGGCAAGTCGACGCTGTTCAACCACCTCACAGGGGCCGAAGTGATGGCAGAGGACATGCTCTTTGCCACGCTTGACCCAACGATGCGCCGGATCGAATTGCCGGAAGGTGGTCCAGAGCTTATTCTGAGTGACACCGTTGGTTTTATTTCCGATTTGCCGACAGAGCTGGTCGCTGCTTTTCGGGCAACACTGGAAGAGGTGCTGAGTGCGGACCTGATTTGCCATGTGCGCGATATTGCCCACCCCGAGACAGAAGCTCAGAAGAAGGACGTAGAGGCAATTCTGGAAAGCCTTGATGTGGCAGAGGACACGCCGAGAATCGAGATATGGAACAAGATTGATCTACTGGACGATGATGACCGCGCGGCGATGATGACCCGCGCAGAGCGGTTAGAGGACGTACAGGCACTTTCCGCAGTGACGGGAGAGGGAATGTCGGCATTGGTGGCGCGCATCGCAGCGGCGCTCACGCCAGAGACCGAAGAGAAACAGCTACATCTGCGTTTTGACGAAGGCCGCAAACGTGCTTGGCTGTTTGAGCGTGGGCTGGTTGAACACGAAGTGCAAACCGACAGTGGATTCGACCTGACGATACGTTGGACGGCGCGCGAAGCGGCGCAGTTTAACGCGCTGAACTAG
- the trkA gene encoding Trk system potassium transporter TrkA: MKVIICGAGQVGWQIARHLSGERNDVTVVDSNPDLVRRATDTLDVQGLAGFASYPDVLDRAGARDADMIIAATYSDEVNMVTCQVAHSVFAISRKIARLRSQSYLDAIYSDLYRRDHMPIDVVISPEKEVAEAALQRLGAPAAFDTEKFFDGKAQLMGLRLEEDCPVVNTPLRQLSDLFSTLRVVVLAVRREGRLFAPEAGDQLFVDDECYVFAPNEDIPRTLEVFGKKAQKQERVVILGGGNVGLAVARALETSGRRIRAKMIERSRARAEHAADALERTIVLNGDALDSTLLNEAGISRADAVLAVTDDDKTNLLAAVRAKSEGCPFAISLVNDPTLVPLLQPIGVDAYINPRATTVSSILRHIRHGRVRGVYSIGDAEAEVIEAQVMSTSSIAGAAIRDIDFPEGVLIGAVKKGKEIFKPTGTMRIEEGDVIVIFAMASDVARVEQLLQVSIDFF, encoded by the coding sequence ATGAAGGTCATCATTTGCGGTGCGGGGCAGGTTGGCTGGCAGATTGCCCGGCATCTGTCGGGCGAACGTAACGACGTTACTGTTGTTGACAGCAACCCCGATCTGGTGCGCCGCGCCACTGATACACTAGATGTGCAGGGACTGGCTGGTTTTGCCAGTTATCCTGACGTTTTGGATCGTGCGGGCGCGCGCGACGCCGATATGATCATCGCCGCGACCTATTCGGACGAGGTGAACATGGTCACATGCCAGGTCGCCCATTCGGTCTTTGCCATCAGTCGCAAGATTGCGCGCCTGCGCAGTCAATCCTATCTGGATGCTATCTATTCCGACCTCTATCGGCGTGATCATATGCCGATCGACGTGGTGATCAGCCCGGAAAAAGAAGTGGCAGAAGCCGCGTTGCAACGTTTGGGTGCCCCAGCGGCTTTTGATACGGAAAAGTTTTTTGATGGCAAAGCTCAGCTCATGGGCCTGCGCCTCGAAGAAGATTGTCCTGTGGTCAACACGCCACTGCGCCAGTTAAGCGATCTGTTTTCGACGCTACGGGTTGTGGTTCTGGCCGTGCGCCGAGAGGGGCGACTGTTTGCGCCGGAGGCCGGAGATCAGCTGTTTGTCGATGACGAATGCTATGTCTTTGCCCCGAACGAAGATATTCCACGCACGCTGGAGGTGTTCGGCAAGAAAGCGCAAAAGCAGGAACGCGTCGTGATCTTGGGTGGCGGCAATGTCGGGCTGGCGGTTGCGCGCGCGCTGGAAACCAGCGGACGGCGTATCCGCGCCAAGATGATTGAACGAAGCCGCGCCCGTGCCGAACATGCCGCCGACGCGCTGGAACGAACCATCGTGCTGAATGGTGATGCGCTAGATAGCACGCTGTTGAACGAGGCAGGCATTTCGCGTGCCGATGCCGTGCTGGCTGTGACCGACGATGACAAGACAAACCTGCTGGCCGCGGTGCGCGCCAAATCCGAAGGCTGCCCCTTTGCCATCAGTCTGGTCAATGATCCGACGCTGGTGCCATTACTTCAGCCTATCGGGGTAGATGCCTATATCAACCCCCGTGCGACTACAGTCAGTTCGATCCTGCGCCATATCCGACATGGGCGGGTGCGCGGTGTCTACTCTATCGGCGATGCCGAAGCTGAGGTGATCGAAGCGCAAGTCATGTCCACGTCTTCCATCGCGGGTGCCGCGATCCGCGATATTGATTTCCCCGAAGGCGTGTTGATTGGCGCGGTGAAGAAGGGGAAGGAGATTTTCAAGCCGACTGGCACGATGCGTATCGAAGAAGGCGACGTCATCGTGATCTTTGCCATGGCATCGGATGTGGCGCGGGTTGAGCAGCTGCTTCAGGTTTCGATTGATTTCTTCTAA
- the hfq gene encoding RNA chaperone Hfq, whose amino-acid sequence MASDRQNLQDAFLNQVRKTKTPVTVFLINGVKLQGVITWFDNFCILLRRDGQSQLVYKHAVSTIMPSSPINLYDGDDPT is encoded by the coding sequence ATGGCTTCTGACCGTCAAAATCTGCAGGACGCATTTCTGAATCAAGTGCGCAAAACGAAAACACCTGTCACGGTTTTCCTGATCAATGGTGTGAAGTTGCAGGGCGTTATTACTTGGTTCGACAACTTCTGTATTCTGCTGCGCCGCGATGGGCAGTCTCAGCTGGTCTATAAGCATGCGGTTTCGACCATCATGCCGTCGTCGCCGATCAACCTTTATGATGGTGACGACCCCACTTGA
- a CDS encoding sensor histidine kinase NtrY-like, with the protein MATGTRKTTWDRIVRLRRWQRFQNVATLGLVVLGPVLALVTFLVMGPLEQGAQSNVLRIVLLSDLIYVIIVAALVLQRVVQMIAARRDQSAGSRLHLRLTGVFAVMALLPTVTVAVFATLSVNMGLEAWFSDRVGRVVSNSVAAAEAYEEEHRRDLITDAQVLASIINATKRATVFLDDGDIRKVLSEGQREIQRGLREAFVIDGTGEIRARGQSSYLFDFEEPTPEQIKRALDEDVIVIQDWDNNEFRALLPLRTIPDRFLYVSRNVDGDILNLLDETKETAVFYQQRESERGRVLFEFGLLYLGFAVILILAAVWLGLWFAERLSRPVGRLTSAAQRVGAGDLDTQVREEDGNDEIAQLSTFFNQMTRQLKAQRAKLLSNTEQVERRRRLFDSVLGSVSSGVVGLDAKGRVTFVNRAAERLLDWQEDRQSVDLSVAVPEFADLFDRLRRSAADFVQDEVRVTRGGTQEHLLLRISTRRSESGRREGYVVAFDDVTNLVSAQRMAAWGDVARRIAHEIKNPLTPIKLSAERTQRKFSKLLEEKDAADLAQLTGVIVRQTDDLRRIVDEFSKFARMPEPQRKAESLTRLIREATLLQEAGQPDVRFETDFADGDLWADVDATMISQALTNLIKNAGEATETIVEKGCDPEGFKPTIRISSCRNAGRAELRIADNGVGLPEDRSRLFEPYVTTRDKGTGLGLPIVKKIIEEHGGKLELVDADPFSDGAHRGAMAVITLDLTVADSGTGHAAEAV; encoded by the coding sequence GTGGCAACCGGGACACGCAAAACCACGTGGGATCGGATCGTCCGGCTGCGGCGCTGGCAACGTTTTCAGAACGTTGCGACGCTGGGTCTGGTCGTTTTGGGGCCAGTTCTGGCACTGGTTACGTTCCTTGTAATGGGACCGCTCGAACAAGGTGCGCAATCCAACGTACTGCGCATCGTGCTGTTGTCGGACCTGATTTATGTCATCATCGTTGCAGCGCTGGTTCTGCAACGTGTGGTGCAGATGATAGCGGCACGCCGCGATCAATCGGCGGGTTCACGTCTGCACCTGCGCCTGACCGGCGTGTTTGCAGTGATGGCGCTCCTGCCCACGGTTACTGTCGCGGTTTTCGCAACGCTTTCTGTCAACATGGGGTTAGAGGCGTGGTTTTCCGATCGTGTAGGGCGCGTGGTCAGCAACTCGGTTGCTGCGGCGGAGGCGTATGAAGAGGAACACCGGCGCGACCTGATCACCGATGCACAAGTTCTGGCATCGATCATAAATGCGACCAAGCGCGCGACCGTGTTTCTGGATGATGGTGACATCCGCAAAGTGCTGTCGGAGGGGCAGCGCGAAATCCAGCGTGGCCTGCGCGAGGCTTTTGTGATTGACGGAACGGGCGAGATCCGTGCCCGTGGCCAAAGTTCGTACCTCTTTGATTTCGAGGAACCGACTCCAGAACAAATCAAGCGCGCGCTGGATGAGGATGTGATCGTCATTCAGGATTGGGACAACAACGAATTTCGCGCGCTGTTGCCCTTGCGGACCATTCCCGACCGGTTTCTCTATGTCAGCCGCAACGTGGATGGTGACATCCTGAACCTGCTGGACGAGACCAAGGAAACGGCCGTTTTCTATCAACAACGTGAAAGCGAACGGGGGCGGGTTCTGTTTGAATTCGGCCTGTTATACCTAGGCTTTGCCGTCATTTTGATTCTCGCTGCTGTGTGGCTGGGTCTGTGGTTCGCAGAGCGGTTATCGCGCCCGGTGGGACGTCTGACCAGCGCTGCACAGCGTGTCGGTGCCGGCGATCTGGATACGCAGGTCCGAGAGGAAGACGGCAACGACGAGATCGCGCAACTCAGTACATTTTTCAACCAGATGACCCGGCAGCTAAAGGCGCAGCGCGCCAAGCTGCTAAGCAATACCGAACAGGTAGAGCGCCGCCGCAGGCTGTTTGATTCCGTGCTCGGTTCGGTTTCATCGGGCGTTGTCGGACTAGATGCCAAAGGGCGTGTCACCTTTGTGAACCGCGCCGCTGAACGGCTGCTTGACTGGCAGGAAGACCGGCAATCGGTCGACCTGTCCGTAGCAGTGCCGGAATTTGCCGACCTTTTTGATCGCCTCCGACGCAGTGCGGCCGATTTTGTTCAGGACGAAGTCCGCGTGACGCGGGGCGGCACGCAAGAGCATCTGCTGTTGCGCATTTCCACCCGCCGCAGCGAATCTGGCCGACGCGAGGGGTATGTGGTGGCCTTTGACGATGTAACCAATCTGGTCAGTGCACAGCGTATGGCGGCATGGGGCGATGTCGCGCGGCGCATTGCGCATGAGATCAAGAATCCGCTGACGCCGATCAAGCTGTCGGCAGAACGCACCCAGCGAAAATTCTCCAAGTTGCTGGAGGAAAAAGATGCGGCCGATCTTGCGCAGTTGACCGGCGTGATCGTTCGCCAGACAGATGATCTGCGCCGCATTGTCGATGAGTTTTCCAAATTCGCCCGCATGCCCGAGCCACAGCGCAAAGCCGAGAGCCTGACGCGTCTGATACGTGAGGCCACGTTGTTACAAGAAGCCGGGCAGCCTGACGTGCGGTTCGAGACCGACTTTGCCGATGGCGATTTGTGGGCCGATGTAGATGCAACCATGATCAGTCAAGCTCTGACGAATTTGATAAAGAATGCCGGAGAAGCAACGGAAACCATTGTGGAAAAAGGGTGTGACCCTGAGGGGTTTAAACCAACCATCAGGATTTCAAGTTGTCGCAACGCAGGTCGCGCCGAACTGCGCATCGCCGATAACGGCGTCGGCCTGCCGGAGGACAGATCACGATTGTTTGAGCCATATGTGACGACCCGCGACAAGGGCACCGGATTAGGCCTGCCGATCGTGAAGAAGATTATCGAAGAACATGGCGGCAAGTTGGAACTGGTGGATGCCGATCCGTTTTCCGACGGGGCGCATAGGGGGGCGATGGCAGTCATCACCCTTGATTTGACAGTAGCGGACAGCGGCACAGGTCATGCCGCAGAGGCAGTGTGA
- the ntrX gene encoding nitrogen assimilation response regulator NtrX — MNDILIVDDERDIRELISDILEDEGYSTRLAGNSDDAMAAIAEQPPALLILDIWLKDSNMDGIDILKAVKRDYPDVPVVIISGHGNIEIAVAAIKQGAYDFIEKPFNIDQLMVVIRRGMETSRLRRENQSLKRRETGPADMLGESSVFRSLVSQLDKVTRSNGRVMLTGPAGSGKELAARYIHVNSNRADAPFISVGCASIEAERMEEVLFGRESEDRGIEPGLLEEASGGVIYFDEVADMPPGTQSKILRVLVDQQFLRVGGSEKVQVDLRVISSTSHDLETEIAADRFRRELFHRLNVVPISVPSLEERRDDIPLLANYFIEMLNKTQGLPLRKLSGEANALLQTMPWPGNVRQLRNMVERVLILGEGTGDIETQELPGESAVGPDDGRVVLAGALATMPLREAREAFEREYLLTQINRFGGNISRTAEFVGMERSALHRKLKSLGVVTSAKSGARVAKIAEEEADE; from the coding sequence ATGAACGATATTCTGATTGTAGACGACGAGCGTGATATTCGTGAGCTGATCTCGGATATTCTGGAGGACGAGGGATATTCCACTCGGCTGGCGGGGAATTCGGACGACGCGATGGCAGCGATTGCAGAACAGCCCCCGGCATTGTTGATTTTGGATATCTGGCTGAAAGACAGCAACATGGATGGGATCGACATCCTTAAGGCGGTGAAGCGCGACTATCCCGATGTGCCGGTGGTCATCATCTCTGGCCATGGCAATATCGAGATCGCTGTCGCCGCGATCAAGCAGGGTGCCTACGATTTCATTGAGAAACCGTTCAACATTGATCAACTGATGGTCGTCATACGTCGCGGTATGGAAACCAGCCGCCTGCGACGCGAGAACCAAAGTCTTAAACGGCGTGAGACCGGCCCGGCGGACATGCTGGGCGAAAGCAGCGTCTTTCGTTCCTTGGTCAGTCAGTTGGACAAAGTTACACGCTCGAATGGGCGGGTCATGTTGACCGGTCCGGCGGGCAGTGGCAAGGAACTGGCGGCGCGGTATATCCATGTCAATTCCAACCGGGCGGATGCGCCTTTCATCTCAGTCGGGTGCGCATCAATCGAGGCCGAGCGCATGGAAGAGGTGCTGTTTGGACGTGAAAGCGAAGACCGCGGGATAGAGCCGGGCCTGCTGGAAGAGGCCAGCGGTGGTGTGATCTATTTCGACGAGGTGGCGGATATGCCTCCGGGTACACAGTCCAAGATTTTGCGCGTACTGGTTGACCAGCAATTCCTGCGTGTCGGTGGCTCGGAAAAAGTTCAGGTCGACCTGCGCGTGATCAGCTCTACCAGCCATGATCTGGAGACTGAAATTGCGGCCGACAGGTTCCGCCGCGAGCTTTTCCATCGCTTGAACGTTGTACCGATCAGTGTGCCATCGCTGGAAGAGCGTCGAGACGATATTCCCCTACTTGCCAACTACTTCATCGAGATGCTGAACAAAACGCAAGGGTTGCCACTCCGCAAGCTGAGCGGAGAGGCAAATGCGTTGTTGCAGACGATGCCATGGCCCGGAAACGTGCGCCAGTTGCGCAATATGGTCGAACGGGTTTTGATCCTAGGGGAAGGCACAGGCGATATCGAGACACAGGAATTGCCCGGTGAAAGCGCCGTCGGCCCGGACGATGGACGCGTGGTATTGGCCGGGGCGCTCGCTACAATGCCGCTACGCGAAGCACGAGAAGCCTTCGAACGAGAGTACCTGCTGACACAGATCAACCGGTTTGGAGGAAATATCAGCCGCACCGCTGAGTTCGTCGGAATGGAGCGCAGCGCACTACATCGCAAGCTGAAATCGCTGGGCGTGGTCACGTCGGCAAAATCCGGCGCGCGCGTGGCCAAGATTGCAGAGGAGGAGGCGGACGAATAG
- a CDS encoding TrkH family potassium uptake protein — MFLPALHALVLEDHSVSRSFAYSGILGLAAVGLIGLAMSGNVSRHEASDLSNLLSLCLTFIVLPVFLAVPFYEGVRNTSFLNAYFEMVSSLTTTGTTLFNTPGRLGDSLHLWRGMVGWFGGLLMWVAASAVLAPLNLGGFEVTATAEPGQGETRLDRFERAGAGKRMGQATYLLGPIYIGLTAALWLFLVLCGDRPLVAVVHAMSTMATSGISPVNGVQNAGSGLGGEIVIFFFMMFALSRLTFSSDTITTARPGLHHDPEFRLGMLLILGVPLLLFSRHWLGALEVDQFEEIPTAIGALWGGTFSVLSFLSTTGFESAYWETARDWSGLGTPGLILLGLSLVGGGVATTAGGVKLLRVYALYLNGQREMERLVHPSSVGRAGARSRRMRRQGAFVAWIFFMLFALSLATITVILCGLGLGFEPSLILSIATLSTTGPLTQVAGEAPIILSQIGPAAKLVLCAAMVLGRLETLAIIALINPSLWRD; from the coding sequence ATGTTCCTGCCTGCGTTGCATGCACTGGTGCTGGAGGATCATTCAGTTTCTCGCAGCTTTGCATATTCCGGGATATTGGGGCTTGCCGCCGTCGGATTGATTGGCTTGGCAATGAGCGGCAACGTCAGTCGCCACGAGGCCAGCGACCTGAGCAACCTTCTGTCACTGTGCCTGACATTCATCGTGCTTCCGGTGTTCCTTGCGGTGCCGTTTTACGAGGGTGTGCGCAATACAAGTTTTCTGAATGCTTACTTCGAGATGGTCTCGTCACTGACCACCACGGGCACGACGCTCTTTAACACACCGGGTCGTCTGGGCGATAGCCTGCACCTCTGGCGGGGCATGGTCGGCTGGTTCGGCGGATTGCTGATGTGGGTTGCTGCCTCGGCGGTACTTGCGCCTCTAAATTTGGGTGGTTTCGAAGTTACAGCAACGGCTGAGCCGGGGCAGGGCGAGACACGTCTCGATCGGTTCGAGCGCGCGGGCGCGGGCAAGCGCATGGGGCAGGCCACGTATTTGCTGGGGCCGATCTATATCGGATTGACTGCGGCGCTTTGGCTCTTTCTGGTGTTGTGTGGCGATCGGCCGCTGGTGGCGGTTGTACATGCGATGTCAACCATGGCCACCAGTGGCATTTCACCGGTCAACGGCGTTCAGAATGCCGGCTCCGGTCTGGGTGGAGAGATCGTGATCTTCTTTTTCATGATGTTTGCACTTTCACGCCTCACGTTTTCATCCGACACGATCACGACTGCGCGCCCCGGACTGCATCATGATCCAGAGTTTCGGCTGGGAATGCTATTGATCCTCGGTGTACCGTTGCTGCTGTTTTCAAGACATTGGTTGGGTGCGCTCGAGGTGGACCAGTTCGAAGAAATCCCGACGGCCATCGGGGCGCTCTGGGGGGGCACGTTCAGCGTATTGTCATTCCTGAGCACAACCGGATTTGAAAGTGCCTATTGGGAGACGGCGCGTGACTGGTCCGGTCTTGGGACGCCGGGGCTGATTCTGTTGGGCCTGTCGCTGGTGGGGGGCGGTGTCGCGACCACGGCCGGCGGGGTCAAGCTGTTGCGGGTCTACGCGCTTTACCTCAACGGTCAGCGCGAGATGGAACGACTGGTACATCCGTCGTCAGTGGGGCGGGCAGGCGCGCGCAGCCGCCGCATGCGACGGCAGGGCGCATTCGTGGCTTGGATTTTCTTTATGCTCTTTGCGCTGTCATTGGCGACGATCACGGTCATTCTTTGCGGGCTCGGGCTCGGGTTCGAACCATCGTTGATCCTGTCGATCGCCACGCTGTCGACCACGGGGCCACTGACCCAAGTAGCCGGCGAGGCGCCGATCATACTTAGTCAGATCGGTCCGGCAGCGAAACTGGTATTATGCGCTGCTATGGTGTTGGGACGGCTCGAAACGCTGGCGATAATCGCGTTGATCAATCCGTCCCTGTGGCGGGATTGA